A single region of the Coraliomargarita parva genome encodes:
- a CDS encoding AraC family transcriptional regulator, producing MSEFSFHDFVDSLRPGQLLEPLFKAIPDLCFFVKDTEGRFVACDDEFCQIMGVDGWGSLVGKTDRDILPSHLAEEYMQDDARVLKSGQPMLGKLELSPNDDLMPDWREVSKIPLFDRANRVVGIAGVARLIRSGSIVQGMPEDTAAALRYIAENFPSEISVSEIAEAGHLSVSTLERRFQSYLNTTPKKYLNKVRLNAACREIRLSRKSFSEVAQDCGFYDQSCLSRAFRAGLQMTPKDYARLVAVSGGK from the coding sequence ATGTCCGAGTTCTCTTTTCACGACTTTGTTGACAGTTTGCGCCCCGGGCAGCTGCTGGAGCCCCTCTTTAAGGCGATCCCCGATCTTTGCTTTTTCGTGAAGGATACGGAGGGGCGCTTTGTCGCCTGTGACGATGAGTTTTGCCAGATCATGGGGGTCGATGGCTGGGGCTCGCTGGTTGGCAAAACGGACCGTGACATCCTCCCGTCGCATCTGGCGGAGGAATACATGCAGGACGATGCCCGTGTGTTGAAGTCCGGGCAACCGATGCTCGGCAAGTTGGAGCTTTCCCCCAACGACGATCTCATGCCGGACTGGCGTGAAGTCAGTAAGATCCCCCTGTTTGACCGTGCCAACCGTGTAGTCGGCATTGCCGGGGTGGCGCGGCTGATCCGTTCCGGCTCAATTGTCCAAGGCATGCCGGAGGACACTGCAGCTGCGTTACGTTACATTGCGGAGAACTTCCCGTCGGAGATCAGTGTGAGTGAAATCGCCGAGGCCGGTCATCTGTCGGTCAGCACCCTGGAGCGGCGTTTCCAGAGCTACCTAAACACCACCCCGAAGAAATACCTCAACAAGGTACGTCTCAATGCGGCTTGTCGCGAAATCCGCCTTTCCCGCAAGTCCTTCTCGGAAGTCGCCCAGGATTGCGGCTTCTACGACCAAAGCTGCCTGAGCCGGGCGTTCCGGGCCGGACTGCAGATGACCCCGAAGGACTACGCCCGACTCGTTGCGGTGAGCGGGGGTAAATGA
- a CDS encoding sugar phosphate isomerase/epimerase family protein: MTPQISVQLYSLRDPLSADFEGTIRKLADMGFACVEPAGMHGEGPAAAAKLYKELGITAPTAHCPLPLGDNKNKVIETALELGHKYIIPGVPPGFPDCMKTVDGVKATTELFCEAAANAAEHGLLVGYHNHDADIPELEDGRRAHQLFLELTPETVLWEADIFWVARAGIDPVEFLKDIGPRGRALHFKDGHVNDREAEFPFLPAGTGDVDLKAASAEAKHAEYIVVELDRYDKDMIEAVQQSYTYLTQSGIARGNK, from the coding sequence ATGACACCACAAATATCAGTTCAACTCTACAGCCTGCGCGACCCGCTCAGTGCTGACTTCGAAGGTACGATCCGCAAGCTTGCCGATATGGGCTTCGCCTGCGTGGAACCGGCCGGTATGCACGGCGAGGGTCCGGCTGCGGCCGCCAAGCTCTACAAGGAGCTTGGTATCACCGCGCCGACCGCGCACTGTCCTCTACCACTCGGGGACAATAAGAACAAGGTTATCGAAACTGCTCTCGAGCTCGGGCATAAATATATCATTCCCGGGGTGCCGCCCGGTTTCCCAGATTGCATGAAGACCGTTGATGGCGTGAAGGCGACCACGGAACTCTTTTGTGAAGCCGCCGCAAACGCCGCCGAACATGGATTGTTGGTCGGTTACCATAATCACGATGCCGATATTCCGGAACTGGAAGACGGCCGCCGTGCCCATCAACTCTTCCTGGAGCTGACTCCCGAGACGGTACTGTGGGAGGCGGATATTTTCTGGGTGGCGCGCGCCGGAATCGATCCGGTTGAGTTCCTCAAGGACATCGGTCCGCGTGGCCGCGCCCTACACTTCAAGGACGGCCATGTGAATGACCGTGAGGCTGAATTTCCGTTCCTCCCGGCCGGTACCGGCGACGTGGATCTGAAGGCCGCGTCGGCCGAAGCCAAGCATGCTGAATACATTGTAGTTGAACTGGATCGTTACGACAAAGATATGATCGAAGCCGTCCAGCAAAGTTATACTTACCTGACCCAGTCCGGCATTGCCCGCGGCAACAAATAA
- the mgtE gene encoding magnesium transporter codes for MVEENTVTETEVAELIEKGQLKALSERLCNWADPEVADLILSLDKPHQILVYRALPRQRAADVFSHFEPEYQDEILDALTDSDTRHLLANLSPDDRTAMLEELPATVTRRLMQLLSPEDLTESRQLLGYPENSVGRMMTPDYIRLRAEWTCEHALAHIRKFGRDSEILNILYVTDGNGKLIDIVRMRRLIMAPPERVIRDMLNFNFVSLSAFDDQEVAVEMIQRYDVNALPVVDSEGVLLGIVTVDDIFDVAEEEATEDIQKGAAVAPLDMNYTAAAPSFLFRKRIGWLVILIFVNLLSAGIIAKYQDYLVNYIVLAFFMPLLIASGGNTGAQSATLMVRAIATGDLKLEKWYRAVAKEILVGLMLGGVMGVLSWLLGIYRSGVEIAMIVSISMVAIVMVANLIGVLLPFTLTKLKLDPAVASSPLITSMMDAVGLTIYFTVAVSILG; via the coding sequence ATGGTGGAAGAGAATACAGTGACGGAAACTGAAGTTGCTGAGCTGATCGAGAAAGGGCAGCTCAAGGCGCTATCCGAGCGTCTTTGTAACTGGGCGGATCCTGAGGTTGCGGATTTGATTCTGAGCCTCGACAAACCGCATCAGATCCTGGTGTACCGTGCCTTGCCGCGCCAGCGCGCGGCGGACGTCTTTTCCCACTTCGAACCGGAATACCAGGATGAGATCCTCGATGCGCTGACCGATTCGGACACCCGTCACCTTCTGGCCAACCTCAGTCCGGACGACCGGACCGCTATGTTAGAGGAGCTGCCTGCCACCGTGACTCGGCGCCTGATGCAACTCCTCAGCCCGGAGGACTTGACGGAATCCCGCCAACTGCTCGGCTATCCGGAAAACAGTGTCGGCCGGATGATGACGCCGGATTATATCCGCTTGCGTGCCGAGTGGACCTGTGAGCATGCCCTGGCCCATATTCGCAAGTTCGGTCGGGACAGCGAGATTCTCAACATCCTGTATGTGACGGACGGCAACGGGAAACTGATTGATATCGTGCGCATGCGACGCCTGATCATGGCTCCGCCGGAACGGGTGATCCGTGACATGCTGAATTTCAATTTCGTCAGTTTGTCGGCCTTTGACGACCAGGAAGTCGCTGTTGAAATGATTCAGCGCTATGACGTGAATGCCTTGCCAGTGGTTGATTCCGAAGGGGTGCTTCTTGGGATTGTGACGGTCGACGATATTTTCGACGTGGCCGAGGAAGAGGCGACGGAAGACATCCAGAAGGGCGCTGCGGTGGCGCCTCTTGACATGAACTACACGGCGGCCGCGCCGTCCTTCCTTTTCCGCAAGCGGATCGGCTGGCTGGTCATCCTTATTTTTGTGAACCTGCTCTCGGCGGGGATCATCGCGAAGTACCAGGACTATCTGGTCAATTATATCGTGCTCGCTTTTTTCATGCCACTGTTGATCGCCAGTGGGGGAAATACGGGCGCGCAGTCGGCCACCCTGATGGTACGTGCGATCGCCACGGGAGACCTGAAGCTGGAGAAGTGGTACCGTGCGGTGGCCAAAGAGATCCTTGTCGGCTTGATGCTGGGAGGCGTGATGGGGGTGCTGTCCTGGTTGCTCGGCATCTACCGGAGCGGGGTGGAGATCGCGATGATCGTTTCGATCAGCATGGTGGCCATTGTCATGGTAGCGAACCTGATCGGTGTCCTGCTTCCCTTTACCCTGACCAAGCTTAAGCTCGACCCCGCAGTGGCCAGCAGTCCGTTGATTACTTCGATGATGGATGCCGTTGGCTTGACCATCTATTTCACAGTTGCGGTTTCCATCCTGGGTTAG
- a CDS encoding sugar phosphate isomerase/epimerase family protein, with the protein MKDTSSNTRPVTLFTGQWADIPVRELLPKVKAMGYDGVELACWGDHFDVDRALADEAYLKDLWQLLSDNGLTCYAISNHLVGQAICDPIDARHKAILAGDVWGDGDPEGVRQRAAAKMIDTGNACRKFMDLRPEANPFPVVVNGFTGSSIWHALYAFPPTSQDYLNKGYEDFAKRFGPILDAFEAVDVNFALEVHPTEIAFDIASSQRALDAVGQHKRFGFNYDPSHLGYQGVDYVKFIRVFSDRIYHAHMKDAWWGHGDGTVGVFGGHTDFTDPRRYWDFRSVGRGDINFEEIIVALNDIGYAGPLSVEWEDGRMDRFHGAAESAANVRRFDFPVNKVAFDAAFDKENQ; encoded by the coding sequence ATGAAGGATACCTCAAGCAATACCCGCCCCGTTACTCTCTTCACCGGCCAGTGGGCCGACATCCCGGTCCGTGAACTTTTACCCAAGGTTAAGGCGATGGGTTACGATGGCGTCGAGCTCGCCTGCTGGGGAGACCACTTCGATGTGGACCGGGCACTCGCCGACGAGGCTTACCTGAAAGACTTGTGGCAATTGCTGTCCGACAACGGCCTAACCTGTTACGCGATCTCCAACCATTTGGTCGGCCAGGCGATCTGCGACCCGATCGACGCGCGGCACAAGGCGATCCTGGCCGGTGATGTTTGGGGGGACGGCGATCCGGAAGGGGTGCGCCAGCGTGCCGCCGCTAAAATGATCGATACGGGCAATGCCTGCCGCAAATTCATGGACCTGCGTCCGGAGGCGAATCCTTTTCCCGTAGTGGTGAACGGCTTTACCGGTTCCAGTATCTGGCACGCGCTCTATGCCTTTCCGCCGACCAGTCAGGACTACCTGAACAAGGGCTACGAAGACTTCGCCAAGCGCTTCGGTCCGATCCTTGATGCCTTTGAGGCAGTCGATGTCAATTTCGCCCTGGAGGTGCACCCGACCGAGATCGCCTTCGATATCGCCAGTTCCCAGCGTGCGCTCGATGCGGTCGGCCAGCACAAGCGTTTCGGCTTCAACTACGATCCTTCGCACCTCGGGTACCAGGGGGTCGACTACGTGAAGTTCATCCGTGTGTTCAGCGACCGTATCTATCACGCCCACATGAAAGACGCCTGGTGGGGGCATGGTGATGGCACAGTCGGTGTTTTCGGCGGGCATACGGATTTTACGGACCCGCGCCGCTACTGGGACTTCCGCTCGGTGGGGCGGGGCGACATCAACTTCGAGGAGATCATCGTCGCGCTCAATGACATCGGCTATGCTGGCCCGCTATCCGTGGAATGGGAGGATGGCCGTATGGACCGGTTTCACGGGGCTGCGGAATCGGCCGCCAATGTCAGGCGATTCGATTTCCCAGTCAACAAGGTCGCCTTTGATGCGGCCTTCGACAAAGAGAACCAATAA
- a CDS encoding Gfo/Idh/MocA family protein, with product MPQRKLRMGMVGGGRDAFIGAVHRMAAALDGQIDLVAGAFSSNPEKSRASGEDLFLDPSRVYGSYEAMAAAEAALPEDQRIDFVSIVTPNFMHAPVAACFLKAGFHVVCDKPMTLTLEEAKALQTVQAESGKIFALTHNYSGYPMVKEAREIVRRGGLGRILKVVSEYPQGWLSDKIEAEDQKQAAWRTDPQRAGASCCVGDIGTHAEQLGRYITGLKIESLCAEFTSFVDGRLLEDDGNMLVRYKGGAKGVLYASQISAGEENNLSIRIYGTEGSLEWHQEHPNELILKSNSAPAQVLRRGNDYLSEAAKRFTRIPAGHPEAFLEAFANIYSEAVRAIRDAIDGTDAGDYDFPTIEDGVYGMAFIETAVASAASDSKWTSFIQ from the coding sequence ATGCCCCAGAGAAAATTACGCATGGGCATGGTGGGTGGAGGCCGTGATGCCTTCATCGGAGCCGTGCACCGGATGGCGGCCGCACTGGATGGTCAGATCGACCTGGTGGCCGGCGCCTTTTCCTCCAATCCCGAAAAATCCCGGGCCTCGGGAGAGGATCTGTTTCTGGATCCGTCGCGGGTCTATGGCAGCTATGAAGCGATGGCGGCGGCGGAAGCCGCGCTCCCCGAAGACCAGCGGATCGATTTCGTTTCCATCGTCACCCCGAATTTCATGCATGCCCCGGTGGCTGCCTGTTTTCTCAAGGCCGGCTTTCACGTCGTCTGTGACAAGCCGATGACCCTGACGCTGGAGGAGGCCAAGGCGCTTCAGACGGTGCAGGCCGAATCCGGAAAGATCTTTGCGCTGACGCATAACTACAGCGGCTATCCGATGGTCAAGGAAGCTCGAGAGATTGTTCGCCGCGGTGGGCTGGGGAGGATTCTCAAGGTCGTCTCCGAATATCCGCAAGGATGGTTGAGCGATAAAATAGAGGCGGAGGATCAGAAGCAGGCGGCCTGGCGCACGGATCCGCAGCGCGCAGGCGCGTCCTGTTGTGTAGGGGATATCGGCACGCATGCGGAGCAGCTGGGCCGTTATATCACCGGCCTGAAGATCGAATCGCTCTGTGCGGAGTTCACCAGTTTCGTTGACGGCCGCCTGCTTGAGGACGATGGCAACATGCTGGTCCGTTACAAGGGCGGGGCCAAAGGGGTGCTGTACGCATCGCAGATTTCGGCGGGAGAGGAAAACAACCTCAGTATCCGGATTTACGGTACGGAAGGTTCGCTGGAGTGGCATCAGGAGCATCCGAACGAACTGATCCTCAAGTCCAATTCCGCGCCGGCTCAAGTCCTTCGCCGGGGAAACGACTATCTCAGTGAGGCGGCCAAACGTTTCACACGGATTCCGGCGGGGCATCCCGAAGCCTTCCTCGAGGCCTTTGCCAATATCTACAGCGAGGCGGTGCGGGCCATCCGCGACGCGATCGATGGCACGGACGCCGGCGACTACGACTTCCCGACCATCGAGGACGGGGTCTATGGCATGGCGTTCATCGAGACGGCTGTCGCCTCGGCGGCTTCCGATAGCAAATGGACAAGTTTTATCCAGTAA